TGCTTGATCAAATCCATGCTTTCAGACACACATGTTTGTCACAAACCGAAAATTCAGCAGATATTACGGGTAGAAATGTCGTAACTAATATTAAACCAAATTATGCAGATTCAgctgtaaaaaataaaattcatcagTAAAAGTGAGGGAATATATATAGATTGatctttttcaagaaaaagaagaaatgaaTTTGCAAGCAATTCAATTCACCTTTGGTGCATCACCAAGCCTCAACTCAAGATCCAAGTCATCTACCGAACCCGGGGCCCATTTCAAGAGATCTGATTGAGGAAGACATGTTCTATCATTAACTGAACTCAATTTCTCAAAGAAATTACTCAAGGGTTTGGCTTCAATTCTCCTCTTCTTTTGTTTATCAGTTTCCTGCCCCGCGTTCTTGATCAAATCCAAATCACAATCTTTCTTGTCAGAAAGCATGTTATACTTCGATCTTTGTTGAACTATAGGGGAGAAAAGGCAAAGGGCTGATGCCTTTTCGTCGCGACTCTCCATTTTTCTTGCAGGTTGAGATGAAACCCTAGTAATATTCGACGGAGGTGAGATCAACGAAATGTTCGAAAATTCAGGATTAGGGTTAATATCATACAACAAAGTACATATTTGGGATGAATATGCAGCACCGAAAGACGCTACATCGGCTGAAGGAATACTGCGGAATTGATTCAATCTAGCCCTATCTCTTCTGTGAACATTCATATGACCTCCTAGGGCTTGAGCTGACCTAAATTCTCTTCTGCAGAAGCTACAAGAATAAGATCTTGGAGGCCAAACGCACCCTCCGAGAATCCCAGCCGCATCTTCAGCAAAAGCCTGTTCTTCCCAAGAATCGCCGTGAGAATCCATGGCTATTGCTGAATCAAAAAATATCTCAGGAGTATCCGTACCATGTTTTCTCTTAGCCGACACCCAGTATCTTGCTCCTTCCATAGTTGAAAATGGAAAGTATTGGAAACCTAAgttttttaaattgataatgaaaaatgatgacaagatttaaaagaaaagaatgCATAGGATTGATCAGATGAAAAGATTAGCTGAAACTTAGCAGGAAGGTGGGGTGGTGGGCACTCCAACTTTTGGCTGTTTCATGC
This genomic window from Primulina huaijiensis isolate GDHJ02 unplaced genomic scaffold, ASM1229523v2 scaffold207658, whole genome shotgun sequence contains:
- the LOC140966680 gene encoding uncharacterized protein yields the protein MEGARYWVSAKRKHGTDTPEIFFDSAIAMDSHGDSWEEQAFAEDAAGILGGCVWPPRSYSCSFCRREFRSAQALGGHMNVHRRDRARLNQFRSIPSADVASFGAAYSSQICTLLYDINPNPEFSNISLISPPSNITRVSSQPARKMESRDEKASALCLFSPIVQQRSKYNMLSDKKDCDLDLIKNAGQETDKQKKRRIEAKPLSNFFEKLSSVNDRTCLPQSDLLKWAPGSVDDLDLELRLGDAPKVN